From a region of the Mercurialis annua linkage group LG1-X, ddMerAnnu1.2, whole genome shotgun sequence genome:
- the LOC126679812 gene encoding uncharacterized protein LOC126679812 codes for MINLLALSLVLISLLTAQVYSPNPSSTGQKDDVIVKEGHRVIVVETFDDHGQHNTKVSISPPLDPIAGDGNEKFPSGFVDNAKNNMKQAAQVLPNIGQGISSAFHRNQEKGGGDNNGPGPGELICDAFGKCTHKLASVIGKAKDQVCGKTQEAGHEIKEAAKEVVHIKKEIGVEAIDKVEEAYEKAKDKASQKAHDAYEKAKEIASEKGEDVKESAKESFQKAKDAAKSAKDLAKTIRHDAAANVSEQVEKAGKRMGKSLSHGIRFLASTQGVNSLMSVTNLLGFSAAYGMCVWVTFISSHVLATALTRNQFGLVQSKIYPVYFRAMAYCIGVALLGHLVGQRKLVFNRTAEMFQVVNLLAAISVVLMNAFYLEPLATKVMFEKLKIEKEEGRGESSSAKPSRAEAEQTTLRADVPVAATAEAESREQQESRSKMARMNEKLKRLNSYSSFLNVATLMALTCHLVYLGQRLHGT; via the exons ATGATTAATCTGTTGGCTTTATCTCTTGTCTTAATTTCTCTATTAACAGCACAAGTTTACTCTCCAAATCCATCATCCACCGGCCAGAAAGACGATGTCATTGTTAAAGAAGGTCATAGAGTTATAGTCGTTGAAACTTTCGACGATCACGGCCAGCATAACACCAAAGTTTCAATCTCTCCACCGCTGGATCCTATCGCCGGCGATGGAAATGAGAAATTTCCATCTGGCTTTGTTGATAAtgctaaaaataatatgaaacaagCAGCGCAGGTTCTTCCAAATATAGGGCAAGGCATTTCTTCAGCCTTTCATCGGAATCAAGAAAAAGGCGGCGGTGACAACAACGGACCTGGACCTGGAGAGCTTATTTGCGATGCATTTGGGAAATGTACGCATAAGCTTGCGAGTGTGATTGGTAAAGCGAAAGATCAAGTTTGCGGAAAGACACAGGAGGCAGGTCATGAGATTAAAGAAGCGGCTAAAGAAGTGGTTCATATAAAGAAAGAAATAGGGGTTGAAGCTATAGATAAAGTAGAAGAAGCTTATGAGAAAGCAAAGGATAAAGCGTCACAGAAAGCTCACGATGCTTATGAGAAAGCTAAAGAAATTGCTTCCGAGAAAGGGGAAGATGTTAAAGAATCAGCAAAAGAATCGTTTCAAAAAGCTAAAGATGCAGCCAAATCGGCCAAAGATTTAGCCAAAACAATCCGCCACGACGCAGCAGCAAATGTATCAGAGCAAGTTGAGAAAGCAGGAAAAAGAATGGGGAAATCTTTGAGCCATGGGATTAGGTTTTTGGCTTCGACGCAAGGAGTTAATTCTTTAATGAGTGTGACCAATTTGCTGGGGTTTTCTGCGGCTTACGGGATGTGTGTGTGGGTGACTTTCATTTCGAGCCATGTTTTGGCGACTGCTTTGACGAGGAACCAGTTTGGATTGGTGCAGAGTAAGATATATCCGGTTTATTTCAGGGCCATGGCTTATTGCATTGGGGTGGCTCTGTTGGGGCATTTAGTTGGGCAGAGAAAGTTGGTTTTTAATAGAACGGCTGAGATGTTTCAAGTTGTTAATCTTCTGGCGGCAATTTCAGTTGTATTGATGAATGCCTTCTATTTGGAGCCTTTGGCAACTAAG GTGATGTTTGAGAAACTCAAGATTGAAAAGGAAGAAGGCAGGGGAGAGAGCTCAAGTGCCAAACCAAGCAGAGCCGAAGCGGAGCAAACTACTCTACGCGCAGACGTCCCAGTAGCCGCAACAGCAGAGGCAGAGAGTCGAGAGCAACAAGAAAGCAGGTCCAAGATGGCGAGAATGAATGAAAAGCTCAAGAGGTTGAATTCGTATTCATCGTTTTTGAATGTAGCGACCCTGATGGCTCTTACTTGCCACTTAGTCTACCTGGGGCAGCGCCTCCACGGGACCTGA
- the LOC126662311 gene encoding pentatricopeptide repeat-containing protein At3g13880 encodes MTLDSIAYTKLVQLSLKCGSLIHGKLAHSHIIKTAFNPCLFLLNNLLNMYSKFGEMDTAHKLFDKMPERSVISYNLLISGYSEMGFHHKAFELFREARMACLKLDKFSYAGVLSACGQINDLGLGKLIHGLAIVCGLGKQVFLTNLLIDMYCKCGRVDQARVLFDCSHELDNVSWNSLIAGYVRIGAYEEMLNVLANMHRSGLKLTTFTIGSALKTCYVNADNMIEYGKTLHGYTVKLGLDLDGVVGTALLDMYAKTGYLGDAIQLFMTSPNQNVVMYNAMIAGFIQIEDIDEQGAYEAFDLFSQMLRKGIKPSNFTFSSIVKICNSIQAIEFGKQIHTHICKNNVQSDEFIGSALIELYSLLGSTEDQFKCFSLTPKLDIVSWTSMIAGYAKNGQFESAVALFDEFMASGKKPDEFILSVMLSTCADLAAERSGEQVQGYAMKTGSGIFTAVQNSQILMYAKSGNIGSAKRTFEEIKNPDTVSWSVMIYSNALHGCANDALNLFELMKSRGVYPNQITFLGVLTACSHGGLVEEGLRYYESMKNNYDMKINLEHCVCVVDLLSRAGRLVDAENYILNSSFGDDPVIWRTLVSACRLYKDAVTGKRVAEKLIELDPQESSSYVLLYNIYTDAGIDVLAMNIREIMKDRRVKKEPGQSWIEVGSEVHYFVAGGISHPMSREIYEKSENISHKIRESEVLEQCL; translated from the exons ATGACCTTGGACTCCATTGCCTATACAAAACTAGTACAACTCTCTTTGAAATGTGGGTCATTAATCCATGGCAAACTTGCTCATTCCCACATCATAAAAACTGCTTTCAACCCATGCCTCTTCCTGCTCAATAATCTTCTCAACATGTACAGTAAGTTTGGAGAGATGGATACTGCTCACAAACTGTTTGATAAAATGCCTGAACGAAGTGTCATTTCTTATAATCTTTTGATTTCTGGGTATAGCGAGATGGGTTTTCATCATAAGGCGTTTGAGCTGTTTCGTGAAGCTAGAATGGCTTGTTTAAAGCTTGATAAGTTTAGTTATGCTGGTGTGCTAAGTGCTTGTGGTCAAATAAATGATCTTGGATTAGGTAAACTAATTCATGGTTTGGCTATTGTTTGTGGGTTGGGAAAGCAAGTTTTTTTGACCAATTTGCTTATTGATATGTATTGTAAGTGTGGGAGGGTTGATCAGGCTAGGGTTTTGTTTGACTGTTCTCATGAACTGGATAATGTTTCTTGGAATTCTTTGATTGCTGGGTATGTTAGAATTGGTGCTTATGAGGAGATGTTGAACGTTTTAGCGAACATGCATCGTAGTGGATTAAAATTGACTACGTTTACGATTGGGAGTGCTTTAAAGACATGTTATGTAAATGCTGATAATATGATAGAATATGGTAAAACACTTCATGGATACACTGTTAAACTTGGATTGGATTTGGATGGTGTTGTTGGGACTGCATTGCTTGATATGTATGCAAAAACTGGGTATCTAGGTGATGCAATTCAACTTTTCATGACAAGTCCTAATCAGAATGTTGTAATGTATAATGCTATGATCGCTGGGTTCATCCAAATTGAGGATATAGATGAACAGGGCGCTTATGAAGCATTTGACCTTTTCTCTCAGATGCTAAGGAAGGGTATAAAACCCTCAAATTTCACATTCTCAAGCATTGTCAAAATTTGTAACAGTATTCAAGCGATTGAGTTTGGAAAACAAATTCATACCCATATCTGTAAGAACAACGTCCAATCTGATGAATTCATTGGGAGTGCACTTATTGAGCTGTACTCCTTGTTGGGTTCCACTGAGGATCAGTTTAAGTGCTTCAGTTTGACTCCCAAGTTGGATATTGTCTCATGGACTTCCATGATTGCTGGTTATGCTAAAAATGGGCAATTTGAAAGTGCGGTGGCTCTGTTTGATGAATTTATGGCATCTGGGAAGAAGCCAGATGAGTTCATACTATCAGTTATGTTGAGTACTTGTGCAGATTTAGCTGCAGAAAGATCTGGAGAGCAGGTCCAGGGATATGCTATGAAGACTGGCAGTGGGATATTCACTGCTGTTCAGAACTCACAGATTCTTATGTATGCAAAGTCTGGCAATATAGGTTCTGCTAAAAGAACATTTGAGGAGATAAAGAATCCTGATACAGTGTCCTGGTCTGTGATGATCTACAGCAATGCACTGCATGGATGCGCAAACGATGCCTTGAACCTCTTTGAGTTGATGAAGAGTCGCGGAGTTTACCCAAACCAAATTACATTCCTTGGAGTTCTTACTGCTTGTAGCCATGGAGGGCTTGTTGAGGAAGGACTAAG ATACTACGAAAGCATGAAGAATAACTATGAcatgaaaattaatttagagCACTGCGTCTGTGTTGTTGACCTCCTTAGTCGTGCCGGAAGACTGGTGGATGctgaaaattatattttgaactCAAGTTTTGGAGATGACCCAGTGATATGGAGAACACTGGTGAGTGCTTGCAGGCTTTATAAGGACGCTGTTACAGGGAAACGTGTAGCGGAGAAACTAATTGAGCTTGACCCGCAGGAATCTTCATCATATGTTCTTCTTTACAACATTTACACAGATGCTGGAATTGATGTCTTGGCCATGAACATTAGGGAAATAATGAAAGATCGAAGAGTGAAGAAGGAACCTGGCCAGAGTTGGATTGAGGTGGGAAGTGAGGTGCATTACTTTGTGGCGGGCGGTATTTCTCACCCAATGAGTCgagaaatttatgaaaaatctgaaaatatttCACACAAAATAAGGGAATCAGAAGTATTGGAACAATGTTTATGA
- the LOC126675291 gene encoding 4-O-methyl-glucuronoyl methylesterase 1-like gives MANRRAASVSILSVFLCTAFCAAEAFPWASCDCGTCPSGCRPEKRYYGGEYSRSCRCTCNCNPSSSSFSFPPNYFKPSFPYYSFPRPWQSYYTTPNNPTPIPTPPALQQPTNPTISLPPPKSPQPPSFWYPRQPQPPPSNNDENFGGSDVFGCANIAVPFGRCMTEIGSFYSGSRSVNEECCATFLMFSKSCAGGDYALPPGVLQYCGAH, from the coding sequence ATGGCAAACCGCCGTGCTGCTTCAGTTTCAATCTTGTCGGTTTTCTTATGCACAGCATTCTGTGCTGCTGAAGCATTTCCATGGGCGTCATGTGATTGTGGAACTTGTCCTTCCGGCTGCCGACCGGAGAAACGCTATTACGGCGGCGAATATTCAAGATCTTGCCGATGCACTTGCAACTGTAacccttcttcttcatctttttcttttccacCAAACTACTTTAAACCTTCTTTTCCTTATTATAGTTTTCCACGTCCATGGCAGTCTTATTACACAACTCCAAACAACCCTACGCCAATACCCACACCACCAGCATTGCAGCAACCCACTAACCCAACTATTAGCCTGCCGCCACCAAAATCACCGCAGCCACCGTCTTTCTGGTATCCAAGGCAACCCCAGCCGCCGCCGAGCAATAACGATGAGAATTTTGGGGGGAGTGATGTGTTTGGCTGCGCCAATATTGCGGTACCTTTTGGAAGGTGTATGACCGAAATTGGAAGCTTTTATAGTGGGTCGAGGAGTGTGAATGAAGAGTGTTGTGCTACTTTTCTTATGTTTTCTAAATCTTGTGCTGGGGGAGATTACGCTCTTCCTCCTGGAGTTTTGCAATATTGTGGAGCTCattga
- the LOC126665380 gene encoding L10-interacting MYB domain-containing protein-like isoform X2, whose product MSRKHKNSGRVIWTNEQFTSFVDICVRGTNIGQRSGGGWGDKGWIWVENEMKLIGLIFTKEQLKHKWDWMKEQWKIWKDLKGKSTGLGWNPITGTIVASNEWWDEKIQENPSFAKFREKGIGKELYEKYEIIFLSTVATGDYAYAPSSGVLPSDLEEITHDDVLSTQQSGHTENTFNDYLNDMTSGGLNNESSFTDLLFGTVNLENIGSNASQPSSKKQKRTNSQTSEEKDRKKTNKGKKMSGTEQVTNIVRELNEGMQESMKNKTTALCGVLGDRPGCSIEEVMNDVLRLPQMQEASDIHFFSTLLLDQKSKREMYSTLKDAETKWKWLDYHHSLWVKGLWKPNN is encoded by the exons ATGTCTCGGAAGCATAAGAATAGCGGAAGAGTCATTTGGACAAATGAACAATTTACTTCATTTGTTGATATTTGTGTTAGAGGAACTAATATTGGTCAGAGGAGTGGAGGTGGATGGGGTGACAAAGGATGGATTTGGGTAGAAAATGAGATGAAACTAATTGgtttaatatttacaaaagagCAATTAAAGCATAAATGGGATTGGATGAAAGAACAgtggaaaatttggaaagaTCTGAAAGGGAAATCAactggattagggtggaatccTATTACTGGCACAATCGTTGCGTCTAATGAATGGTGGGATGAAAAAATTCAa gAAAACCCCAGTTTTGCTAAATTCCGTGAAAAAGGAATCGGTAAAGAGCTTtatgaaaaatatgaaattatctTTTTAAGTACTGTGGCTACTGGAGATTATGCATATGCTCCATCTTCCGGAGTTTTACCTAGTGACCTTGAAGAAATTACGCATGATGATGTGCTTTCTACACAGCAAAGTGGTCATACAGAAAATACTTTTAATGATTACCTAAACGACATGACTAGTGGAGGGTTAAACAACGAGTCATCATTTACCGATCTTCTTTTCGGAACAGTAAATTTGGAAAATATTGGAAGTAATGCTAGTCAACCGAGTAGTAAAAAGCAAAAGAGGACAAATTCTCAAACTAGTGAGGAAAAAGATAGGAAAAAAACGAATAAAGGAAAGAAGATGTCGGGTACTGAACAAGTAACCAATATAGTTAGAGAATTAAATGAGGGTATGCAAGAAagtatgaaaaataaaactacTGCTTTATGTGGAGTTTTAGGAGATCGCCCAGGATGTTCCATTGAAGAAGTTATGAATGACGTTCTTCGTTTACCACAAATGCAAGAGGCTAGcgatattcatttttttagtacTTTATTGTTGGACCAGAAATCGAAAAGAGAGATGTATAGTACTCTAAAAGACGCTGAAACAAAATGGAAATGGCTTGACTATCATCACTCTCTGTGGGTGAAAGGCTTATGGAAACCGAATAACTAG
- the LOC126665380 gene encoding L10-interacting MYB domain-containing protein-like isoform X1, translating to MIDLSMSRKHKNSGRVIWTNEQFTSFVDICVRGTNIGQRSGGGWGDKGWIWVENEMKLIGLIFTKEQLKHKWDWMKEQWKIWKDLKGKSTGLGWNPITGTIVASNEWWDEKIQENPSFAKFREKGIGKELYEKYEIIFLSTVATGDYAYAPSSGVLPSDLEEITHDDVLSTQQSGHTENTFNDYLNDMTSGGLNNESSFTDLLFGTVNLENIGSNASQPSSKKQKRTNSQTSEEKDRKKTNKGKKMSGTEQVTNIVRELNEGMQESMKNKTTALCGVLGDRPGCSIEEVMNDVLRLPQMQEASDIHFFSTLLLDQKSKREMYSTLKDAETKWKWLDYHHSLWVKGLWKPNN from the exons atgataGATTTAAGTATGTCTCGGAAGCATAAGAATAGCGGAAGAGTCATTTGGACAAATGAACAATTTACTTCATTTGTTGATATTTGTGTTAGAGGAACTAATATTGGTCAGAGGAGTGGAGGTGGATGGGGTGACAAAGGATGGATTTGGGTAGAAAATGAGATGAAACTAATTGgtttaatatttacaaaagagCAATTAAAGCATAAATGGGATTGGATGAAAGAACAgtggaaaatttggaaagaTCTGAAAGGGAAATCAactggattagggtggaatccTATTACTGGCACAATCGTTGCGTCTAATGAATGGTGGGATGAAAAAATTCAa gAAAACCCCAGTTTTGCTAAATTCCGTGAAAAAGGAATCGGTAAAGAGCTTtatgaaaaatatgaaattatctTTTTAAGTACTGTGGCTACTGGAGATTATGCATATGCTCCATCTTCCGGAGTTTTACCTAGTGACCTTGAAGAAATTACGCATGATGATGTGCTTTCTACACAGCAAAGTGGTCATACAGAAAATACTTTTAATGATTACCTAAACGACATGACTAGTGGAGGGTTAAACAACGAGTCATCATTTACCGATCTTCTTTTCGGAACAGTAAATTTGGAAAATATTGGAAGTAATGCTAGTCAACCGAGTAGTAAAAAGCAAAAGAGGACAAATTCTCAAACTAGTGAGGAAAAAGATAGGAAAAAAACGAATAAAGGAAAGAAGATGTCGGGTACTGAACAAGTAACCAATATAGTTAGAGAATTAAATGAGGGTATGCAAGAAagtatgaaaaataaaactacTGCTTTATGTGGAGTTTTAGGAGATCGCCCAGGATGTTCCATTGAAGAAGTTATGAATGACGTTCTTCGTTTACCACAAATGCAAGAGGCTAGcgatattcatttttttagtacTTTATTGTTGGACCAGAAATCGAAAAGAGAGATGTATAGTACTCTAAAAGACGCTGAAACAAAATGGAAATGGCTTGACTATCATCACTCTCTGTGGGTGAAAGGCTTATGGAAACCGAATAACTAG